The following are encoded in a window of Paenibacillaceae bacterium GAS479 genomic DNA:
- a CDS encoding Predicted dehydrogenase, whose translation MNLTNQEWLDLDYRPKLPRDRSMGIAIIGAGEIVAACHLPAYLKGGLNVIGIFDLDTARATSLAAAFGLSRVYQSLEELFADPAVKVVDIAIPAKAQPNIAGLAARAGKHILCQKPLAESYKEAVAIELACRENGVRAAVNQQMRWSPGIRASHTIMQRGWLGETLQATVSVNVRQDFANWSWLREMPTLEVMYHSIHYLDSIRFLLGTPEYIYADGARFPGQETIGETRTMLHLKFPGETRALVHDNHNHIAGEEDWHATFRFEGTEGIIKGTNGSLYNYPVGREDTLQFHSKRVHPDYWFTPSLHGKWFPDAFLGTMGELLCAIEENREPENSVKDNLETMQLVFAAYRSMRENRPVSLQEIAQEEIDSTC comes from the coding sequence ATGAATCTAACAAATCAAGAATGGCTTGACCTAGATTATAGACCGAAGCTTCCCCGTGACCGCAGCATGGGCATCGCCATTATCGGGGCTGGCGAAATTGTCGCAGCCTGTCATCTACCCGCTTACCTTAAGGGCGGATTGAATGTCATCGGCATTTTTGACTTGGATACGGCGCGGGCGACTAGCTTAGCTGCTGCATTTGGTCTTTCCCGTGTCTATCAGAGTCTCGAAGAGCTGTTTGCGGATCCGGCCGTCAAGGTTGTCGATATTGCCATCCCTGCCAAAGCTCAGCCGAATATCGCTGGGCTGGCGGCTCGCGCTGGTAAGCATATTCTCTGTCAGAAGCCGCTGGCCGAAAGTTACAAGGAAGCAGTAGCTATCGAGCTCGCCTGCCGCGAGAATGGTGTGAGGGCTGCGGTGAACCAGCAGATGCGTTGGTCGCCGGGCATTCGTGCCAGTCATACCATTATGCAGCGTGGCTGGCTCGGGGAGACGCTTCAAGCGACGGTATCCGTTAACGTCAGGCAGGATTTTGCCAACTGGAGCTGGCTAAGGGAAATGCCTACGCTGGAAGTAATGTACCATAGCATTCATTACCTCGACAGCATCCGTTTCCTGCTTGGCACTCCAGAATATATTTACGCTGACGGAGCGCGTTTCCCTGGTCAAGAAACGATTGGGGAAACACGAACGATGCTGCATCTTAAATTTCCAGGTGAGACGAGGGCGCTTGTTCACGATAACCATAACCACATTGCCGGCGAGGAAGATTGGCATGCTACGTTTCGTTTCGAGGGTACGGAGGGCATCATCAAGGGCACGAATGGTTCGCTCTACAACTACCCGGTCGGACGCGAGGACACTCTTCAATTTCATTCCAAGCGGGTTCATCCCGACTACTGGTTCACGCCTTCCCTGCATGGCAAATGGTTCCCCGACGCCTTTCTCGGCACGATGGGTGAGCTATTATGCGCAATCGAGGAGAACCGTGAGCCGGAAAATAGCGTGAAGGACAATCTGGAAACCATGCAGCTCGTATTTGCGGCTTATCGTTCCATGCGTGAGAATCGTCCCG